A single genomic interval of Mycolicibacterium sp. MU0053 harbors:
- a CDS encoding PLP-dependent cysteine synthase family protein — translation MSPVCDRSPDRAWVDNAVRLIEADARRSADTHLLRYPLPSAWSDAHDVQLYLKDESTHITGSLKHRLARSLFLYGLCNGWIGPGTTLVEASSGSTAVSEAYFAALIGLPFIAVMPESTSPSKIALIESQGGRCHFVDNSAEVYAEAERLAAETGGHYLDQFTNAERATDWRGNNNIAESIFSQLSEEPHPVPAWIVVGAGTGGTSATIGRYIRYRRHQTRLCVVDPENSAFYPSYQQGREVVIDESSRIEGIGRPRVEPSFLPDVVDRMIQVPDAASVAAARHVSAVLGRRVGPSTGTNIWGAFDLLAEMVAQGHSGSVVTLLADSGDRYADTYFCDAWVSSIGLDLSEAAAQLMEFERSCPAR, via the coding sequence GTGAGCCCGGTCTGCGACCGCAGCCCCGACCGGGCCTGGGTCGACAACGCGGTGCGGCTGATCGAGGCCGACGCCCGGCGCAGCGCCGACACGCATCTCTTGCGCTATCCGTTGCCGTCGGCCTGGAGCGACGCGCACGACGTCCAGCTGTATCTGAAGGACGAGAGCACCCACATCACGGGCAGCCTCAAGCACCGGTTGGCGCGCTCGTTGTTCCTCTACGGCTTGTGCAACGGCTGGATCGGTCCGGGGACCACCCTGGTCGAGGCGTCCTCGGGATCGACCGCGGTCTCCGAGGCGTATTTCGCCGCGCTGATAGGACTTCCGTTCATTGCGGTGATGCCGGAGTCGACGAGTCCCTCCAAGATCGCGCTGATCGAATCCCAGGGCGGCCGTTGCCATTTCGTCGACAACTCGGCCGAGGTGTACGCCGAGGCGGAGCGGCTGGCCGCCGAGACCGGCGGCCACTACCTCGATCAGTTCACCAACGCCGAGCGCGCCACCGACTGGCGCGGCAACAACAACATCGCCGAGTCGATTTTTTCGCAGCTCAGCGAGGAGCCGCATCCGGTGCCGGCGTGGATCGTCGTCGGGGCGGGCACCGGCGGCACCAGCGCGACGATCGGACGGTATATCCGTTACCGGCGCCACCAGACCCGGCTGTGTGTCGTCGACCCCGAGAACTCGGCGTTCTACCCGTCCTATCAGCAGGGCCGCGAGGTCGTGATCGACGAGTCCTCACGGATCGAGGGGATCGGCCGCCCGCGGGTGGAGCCGTCGTTTCTGCCCGATGTGGTCGACCGGATGATCCAGGTGCCCGACGCGGCCTCGGTCGCGGCGGCCCGCCATGTCAGCGCGGTACTGGGACGGCGGGTCGGCCCGTCGACGGGGACCAACATCTGGGGCGCGTTCGATCTGCTGGCCGAGATGGTCGCGCAGGGGCACAGCGGTTCGGTGGTGACGTTGTTGGCCGACAGCGGGGATCGCTACGCGGACACCTACTTCTGCGACGCGTGGGTCAGCAGCATCGGACTAGACCTGTCCGAGGCCGCCGCGCAGTTGATGGAGTTCGAGCGGTCGTGCCCGGCGCGCTGA
- a CDS encoding metallophosphoesterase: MSAVLPVLKRTAAVTLGTAIAGVGYASLIERNAFVVREVTMPVLSPGSSPLRVLHLSDLHMRPAQRRKQAWLRELAHWEPDLVVNTGDNLSHPKAVPAVVQALGDLLSVPGLFVFGSNDYFAPTLKNPAKYLTDSDHRVHGNPLPWQDLRAAFTERGWLDMTHTRRELEVAGVTIAAAGVDDPHIDRDRYTAIAGPANAAANLRLGVVHAPYTRVLDRFAADGYQLVMAGHTHGGQLCLPFKGALVTNCDLDTSRAKGVSKWGADMALHVSAGLGTSPFAPVRFCCRPEATLLTLVAAPTGGHDPSRQIDHSHPTAAVH; the protein is encoded by the coding sequence ATGTCTGCAGTCCTGCCCGTCCTGAAGCGCACCGCCGCGGTGACGCTCGGCACGGCCATCGCCGGGGTCGGTTACGCGTCACTGATCGAGCGCAATGCGTTCGTGGTGCGGGAAGTGACCATGCCGGTGCTCAGTCCCGGTTCCTCGCCGCTGCGGGTGCTGCACCTCTCGGACCTCCACATGCGCCCGGCCCAGCGGCGCAAGCAGGCCTGGTTGCGCGAGTTGGCGCACTGGGAGCCGGATCTGGTGGTCAACACCGGCGACAACCTGTCGCACCCGAAGGCGGTCCCGGCGGTCGTCCAGGCGCTCGGCGACCTGTTGTCGGTGCCCGGCCTGTTCGTGTTCGGCAGCAACGACTACTTCGCACCGACGTTGAAGAACCCGGCGAAGTACCTCACCGACAGCGACCACCGCGTGCACGGGAACCCACTGCCCTGGCAGGACCTGCGGGCGGCGTTCACCGAGCGCGGCTGGCTCGATATGACCCACACCCGCCGCGAACTCGAGGTCGCCGGGGTCACCATCGCGGCCGCGGGCGTCGACGACCCGCACATCGACCGGGACCGCTACACCGCCATCGCCGGGCCCGCCAACGCCGCGGCCAACCTGCGCCTCGGCGTGGTGCACGCGCCGTACACCCGGGTGCTGGACCGCTTCGCCGCCGACGGCTATCAGCTGGTGATGGCGGGCCACACCCACGGCGGCCAGTTGTGCCTGCCGTTCAAGGGCGCGCTGGTCACCAACTGCGATCTGGACACGTCGCGCGCCAAGGGCGTGTCGAAGTGGGGTGCCGACATGGCGCTGCACGTGTCGGCGGGCCTGGGCACGTCGCCGTTCGCGCCGGTGCGGTTCTGCTGCCGGCCCGAGGCCACGCTGCTGACGTTGGTCGCGGCGCCGACCGGTGGACACGACCCGAGCCGCCAGATCGACCACTCGCATCCCACCGCGGCAGTGCACTGA
- the ponA2 gene encoding transglycosylase/D,D-transpeptidase PonA2 — protein MSDRPPVAVTVIKLAWCCLLAAVLAAALLFPIVGGAGLISNRASDVVANGSAQLVEGDIPAVSTMVDAKGNVIAWLYSQRRFEVPSEQIADTMKLAIVSIEDKRFAEHNGVDWQGTLTGLSGYLSGNLDTRGGSTIEQQYVKNYQFLVVAQTDAEKRAAIETTAARKLREIRMALTLDKTLTKAEILTRYLNLVSFGNGAHGIQDAAQTYFGVDASELDWEQAAMLAGLVQSTSALDPYVNPEGALARRNIVLDTMIENLPDRADVLRAAKQQPLGVLPVPNELPRGCIAAGDRAFFCDYVQEYLARAGISKEQVAKGGYLIRTTLDPDVQAAVKQGVDRYARPDVPGVASVMSVVRPGKESHPVLAMASNRTYGLNLEAGETMHPQPFALVGNGAGSVFKIFTTAAALEMGMGINMNLDVPNRFEAKGLGSGGARGCPKDTWCVQNVSGYRSPMNVTDALATSPNTAFAKLISQVGVQRTVDMAVKLGLRSYAEPGTARDYHPESNESLADFVKRQNIGSFTLGPIEVNALELSNVGATLASGGVWCPPSPIDKVFDRHGKEIAVTTSTCEQVVPEGLANTLANAMSEDDKGAGTAAGAAGSVGWDLPMSGKTGTTEANRSSGFLGFTNQLAAASYVYDDSNAPSELCSFPLRQCGSGNLYGGNEPASTWFAAMKPIATNFGEVVLPPTDPRYVDGGPNSRVPSVSGLKEDSARQRLTAAGFQVAEQASSVNSSSSYGTVVGTSPSGQTIPGSIVTILVSNGVAPAPPPRPEGPPGLPPPPAFGQTVVEIPGLPPITVPVLVPPPPP, from the coding sequence ATGTCAGACCGCCCCCCGGTTGCAGTAACGGTCATCAAGCTGGCGTGGTGCTGCCTGCTCGCTGCCGTCCTCGCCGCGGCCTTGCTGTTCCCGATCGTCGGCGGCGCCGGCCTGATCTCCAACCGCGCCTCCGACGTCGTCGCCAACGGATCGGCCCAACTGGTGGAGGGCGACATCCCGGCGGTCAGCACGATGGTGGACGCCAAAGGCAACGTGATCGCGTGGCTGTACTCGCAGCGACGCTTCGAGGTGCCGAGCGAGCAGATCGCCGACACCATGAAGTTGGCAATCGTCTCGATCGAGGACAAGCGGTTTGCCGAACACAACGGTGTGGACTGGCAGGGAACATTGACCGGGCTGTCCGGCTACCTGTCCGGGAACCTCGACACCCGCGGCGGATCGACCATCGAACAGCAGTACGTCAAGAACTATCAGTTCCTGGTGGTGGCCCAGACCGACGCCGAGAAGCGGGCCGCGATCGAGACGACGGCAGCGCGCAAGCTCCGCGAGATCCGGATGGCGCTGACGTTGGACAAGACGCTCACCAAGGCGGAGATCCTGACCCGCTACCTCAACCTGGTCTCGTTCGGCAACGGTGCGCACGGCATCCAGGACGCCGCGCAGACCTACTTCGGGGTCGACGCCTCCGAGCTGGACTGGGAGCAGGCCGCCATGCTGGCCGGGCTGGTCCAGTCCACCAGCGCGCTGGACCCCTACGTCAATCCCGAGGGTGCGCTGGCCCGCCGGAACATCGTGCTCGACACGATGATCGAGAACCTGCCCGACCGGGCCGACGTGCTGCGCGCCGCCAAGCAGCAGCCCCTCGGGGTGCTGCCGGTGCCCAACGAACTGCCCCGCGGCTGCATCGCGGCCGGCGACCGCGCGTTCTTCTGCGATTACGTCCAGGAGTACCTGGCGCGCGCGGGCATCAGCAAGGAGCAGGTGGCCAAGGGCGGCTACCTGATCCGCACCACGCTGGACCCCGACGTCCAGGCGGCCGTCAAACAGGGCGTCGACCGCTACGCCCGCCCGGATGTCCCGGGCGTCGCCAGCGTGATGAGCGTCGTGCGGCCCGGCAAGGAGAGCCACCCGGTGTTGGCGATGGCCAGCAACCGGACCTACGGGCTGAACCTCGAGGCCGGTGAAACCATGCACCCGCAGCCGTTCGCGCTGGTGGGCAACGGTGCCGGGTCGGTGTTCAAGATCTTCACCACCGCGGCCGCCCTCGAGATGGGCATGGGCATCAACATGAACCTCGACGTGCCGAACCGCTTCGAGGCCAAGGGGCTGGGCAGCGGCGGCGCCCGCGGCTGCCCCAAGGACACCTGGTGCGTGCAGAACGTCAGCGGCTACCGCTCCCCGATGAACGTCACCGACGCGCTGGCCACGTCTCCCAACACGGCGTTCGCCAAGCTGATCTCCCAGGTCGGTGTGCAGCGCACGGTGGACATGGCGGTCAAGCTGGGGCTGCGGTCCTACGCCGAGCCCGGCACGGCCCGCGACTACCACCCGGAGAGCAACGAAAGCCTGGCCGACTTCGTCAAACGGCAGAACATCGGATCGTTCACGCTGGGGCCGATCGAGGTCAACGCGCTCGAGTTGTCCAACGTCGGGGCCACCCTGGCCTCCGGCGGGGTGTGGTGCCCGCCCAGCCCGATCGACAAGGTCTTCGACCGGCATGGCAAGGAAATCGCGGTGACCACCTCCACCTGCGAGCAGGTGGTGCCGGAGGGACTGGCCAACACGCTGGCCAACGCGATGAGCGAGGACGACAAGGGGGCCGGCACCGCGGCGGGTGCGGCGGGTTCGGTCGGCTGGGACCTGCCGATGTCGGGCAAGACCGGAACCACCGAGGCCAACCGCTCGTCGGGGTTCCTGGGGTTCACCAACCAACTCGCCGCGGCCAGCTACGTCTACGACGACTCCAACGCGCCCAGCGAGTTGTGCTCCTTCCCGCTGCGGCAGTGCGGATCGGGCAACCTGTACGGCGGTAACGAGCCCGCCAGCACCTGGTTCGCGGCCATGAAGCCGATCGCCACCAACTTCGGCGAGGTCGTGTTGCCGCCGACCGATCCGCGGTATGTCGACGGCGGCCCGAACTCGCGGGTCCCCAGCGTTTCCGGCCTGAAGGAGGACAGCGCCCGCCAGCGCCTCACGGCGGCCGGCTTCCAGGTCGCCGAACAGGCCTCGTCGGTCAACAGCAGTTCGTCCTACGGCACCGTCGTCGGCACCTCCCCCAGCGGGCAGACCATTCCCGGCTCGATCGTCACGATCCTGGTGAGCAACGGGGTGGCGCCGGCGCCGCCGCCGCGGCCGGAGGGCCCGCCGGGACTACCGCCGCCGCCGGCCTTCGGGCAGACCGTCGTTGAGATTCCCGGTCTGCCCCCGATCACGGTGCCGGTGCTCGTACCGCCTCCGCCTCCCTAA